In Acidisarcina polymorpha, the DNA window ACCAGGGCCGATCCGGCTACGGAAATTCCGCGAGTTTCCCAAGATTTGAGGGGCCGCGCATGGAGTTTGCTGAAGAAGTCCGAGAGTTCCTGATCGAGAGCAATGAGAATCTCGGGGTACTCGATCGCGAGATTGTCGAGCTTGAGAAAAGCCCAGCCGACGAAAAGCTGATTGCGAGCGTCTTTCGTACGATTCACACCATCAAGGGCACCTGCGGATTTTTCGGCTTCGAGATCCTGGGCTCGATCACGCATGTGGCGGAAAACATCCTGGGCCAGGTGCGCGAGAAACAACGGAATCTGACTCCCGATTTGGTCTCGCTGGTGCTCGAAACCGTCGACGTCGTCAAGCTGGTGCTGTCGAACATTGAGGAACAGGGCGAAGAAGGAGTCGATGTCTACCAGAGCCTGCGGCAGCGGCTCGACGACGCCTATAACTTCCGTTCAGGATCGGTGCCCTCTGCTGCTTCGGGCCTGGCTGTATCGGGAACTGCTTTACCGGTTGCGGCGCCATCGACGTCCAGCGAGGGAATCGACTCTCCCTCAATGGATTTGCCGGCCGATTCTTCGCCATCGAGCGCCCCAGCCGATCTGAGTGATTGTATCCATACCCTCGAGGAACGTCCCCTGCCAGCTCTCGCTGCCGAGGAGGTCGAGGAGGACCACACCGAGCCTGTGACTTCGCCAGGCGCAAAACAAGCAAGCCCTGATTCCGAGCCCCGGGTCCCGAAAGAGAGCAATGGAGCGGCCGGTACTTCGAACGGCGGATCCGTGGCGGATTCGACCATCCGCGTCGACGTAACCTTGCTCGACAAGCTGATGAACCTGGTGGGAGAGCTGGTATTGGCCAGGAACCAGATCCTTCAAGGGACGGCGACCCAGAGTGGCGCCAGCAGCGGAGCGGCGCAACGGCTCAACCTGATCACGAGCGAGCTCCAAGAGGGTGTCATGCGCACCCGGATGCAGCCGATCGGAGTGGTATGGAACAAGCTGCCGAGAGTGGTGCGTGACTTGGCCTCCGAGGTTGGCAAGCAGATCGAGATCCAGATGGAAGGAGCGGAGACCGAACTCGACAAGACCATTATCGAAGCGATTAAAGACCCTCTGACCCACATCGTGCGAAACTCCTGTGACCACGGGATTGAATCTCCCGACGTTCGGGTCAAGAAAGGGAAGAAAAAGGCGGGCACGATCCTGCTGCGCGCTTATCACGAAGGTGGACACGTCAACATCGAGATCTCTGACGACGGTGCTGGCATCGACCCGGAGCGGGTGAAGCGCAAGGCGGTCGATAAAGGGCTCATCCGCGCCGAGCAGGCTGCGATCATGAGCGAATGGGAGGCGCTTCGACTGGTCTTTCTGCCCGGATTCTCGACGGCAGAGAAGATCACCAGCATCTCCGGCCGCGGCGTCGGCATGGATGTGGTGAAGACCAACATCGAGAAGATCGGGGGGGCCGTCGATCTTTTCAATCGTCCGAAAGCAGGGAGCACGGTCAAGATCAAGATTCCGCTCACCCTCGCCATTATCCCTGGTTTGATTGTGAACTTGAACAGCAGCCGGTCGAGCGGCGGCGTAGCGACCATGCGCCAGGACCGGTTCGTCATTCCGCAGGCCAATCTGCTCGAACTGGTGCGCCTGGAAGGCGCCGAGGATCGCAAACAAATAGAAAGCATCCACGGCACAGAGGTCTACCGGCGTCGCGGCAAGCTGCTGCCGCTGACCTATTTAAGCCGGGTCCTGGGGCTGACTCCGGCCCACAAAGAGGATGACCTGCTCAACATCGTCATTCTGCAGGCGGAGGATACAGCCTTCGGGCTGGTCGTCGACGGGGTCAGCGACACCCAGGAGATTGTGGTCAAGGCGCTGGGAAAACAGCTGAAATCGCTGAGTTGTTATGTCGGTGCGACGATCATGGGGGACGGCAAGATTGCCCTCATCCTCGATGTCCCGGGCTTAGGGCGTCTAGCCAATATTCTCTCGCAATCGCTCGAGCGCGGCAGGACGGAAGCCAAGTCGCTCGATACGGTTGAGGACCTTCGCCAGACGCTCTTGCTGTTCAGCGCTGGCCGCTATCCGCGGCTGGTGGTGCCGCTTTCGATGGTTGCCCGGCTGGAGGAGTTTGCGAGTTCGAAGATCGAATACGCGGCCGGTTTGCCTGTGCTTCACTATCGCGACGCGATCCTGCCGCTGGTTTCAGTCGGTGCAATGCTCGACCGCGGCGGCGCGGATGCGGCGATGGAGCGGGACTCCCTGCAGGTGATCGTCTTCAGCGAGGGCAACCGGCATGTCGGTCTCGTAGTCGATGAAATCCAGGACATCGTCGAAGAAGCCGTGACCGTCAAGCGCGCCAGCACCTCGTTCGGCTTGTTGGGCTCTGGTGTGGTGGGGGGAAAAATTACCGACTTCATTGATTTGGGGGCACTGCTCCAAGCCGCGATCGGGAGTCATCCGGATGCCTTCTCTTCACAGCTTCCGCTCAGCACGTCATTGCTGGTCGTGGACGCCTCGAAGATCGCCCGCGGGGTGCTTCGCGGCTACCTCGAGATGAGCGGCCATCATGTGCTCGAGGCAAGCAGTGTAGAAACGGCCCTTGAGATTGTCGCCCGGAATCCGGTGCGGGTGGTGATCACCGCGTCCAGTCTGGGGCGATCGAGCGCCGGCGATCTGCTCGACGCGATGCGGAACCGTGAGGCGCTCGTGTCGGTTCCGGTGCTTGGACTCGTCGATGAGAGCGGAGACTTGCCCGAAGAGACGATCCAGGGACGACGGTTTGATGGCGTAGTCCGAGCCTCCGACCGCGACGGATTGTTGCGGACGATTGAAGCGTTAGCTGGAGAAAAGACAGCGGGGAAGAAGGAGTTCGAAATGGCGGGGAGTTCCAGATGACCATTAGCAGTGCGGCAGCAGGACAGCTCGGGGAGACACGGCAGTATTCAACGTTCCGGGTGGCGGATATGTTTATGGGGATCGAGCTAACGCGAGTGCAGGAGTTGCTCCGTTTCCAGGAGATGACGAGCGTTCCTTTGGCGCCGCGGGCGATCGAAGGCCTCATCAACCTGCGCGGGCAGATTGTTACGGCGCTCGATGTGCGGCGGATTCTTGGGCTTCCGGCCTTTGAATCCGAAGACGCTCTGCCGATGAACATCGTGATTCAGTCGGAAGGCGGCCCGGTCAGCCTGCTGGTGGATGAAATCTGCGACGTGCTCGACGTTCCCCTCGAAGCAGCAAAGCCGCTGCCGGAAAACATGCCGGCAGCTCAGCGGGAGCTGCTGGATGGCGTCTACCAGCTGACCACCGGATTGTTGCTGATCCTCAACACCCAGCGGGTGCTGGAAAGCGCGGCGCACTAAGCGGGGCGGTTGAAGCTATGGCTCAATCCTCCGAGGGCCGGATGATCTGCCGGATGCGCCGTAGGGCTTGTTTCACCGCCGTCGGGGCGCAGCCGATTTTTGGAGACTGAC includes these proteins:
- a CDS encoding hybrid sensor histidine kinase/response regulator, with protein sequence MEFAEEVREFLIESNENLGVLDREIVELEKSPADEKLIASVFRTIHTIKGTCGFFGFEILGSITHVAENILGQVREKQRNLTPDLVSLVLETVDVVKLVLSNIEEQGEEGVDVYQSLRQRLDDAYNFRSGSVPSAASGLAVSGTALPVAAPSTSSEGIDSPSMDLPADSSPSSAPADLSDCIHTLEERPLPALAAEEVEEDHTEPVTSPGAKQASPDSEPRVPKESNGAAGTSNGGSVADSTIRVDVTLLDKLMNLVGELVLARNQILQGTATQSGASSGAAQRLNLITSELQEGVMRTRMQPIGVVWNKLPRVVRDLASEVGKQIEIQMEGAETELDKTIIEAIKDPLTHIVRNSCDHGIESPDVRVKKGKKKAGTILLRAYHEGGHVNIEISDDGAGIDPERVKRKAVDKGLIRAEQAAIMSEWEALRLVFLPGFSTAEKITSISGRGVGMDVVKTNIEKIGGAVDLFNRPKAGSTVKIKIPLTLAIIPGLIVNLNSSRSSGGVATMRQDRFVIPQANLLELVRLEGAEDRKQIESIHGTEVYRRRGKLLPLTYLSRVLGLTPAHKEDDLLNIVILQAEDTAFGLVVDGVSDTQEIVVKALGKQLKSLSCYVGATIMGDGKIALILDVPGLGRLANILSQSLERGRTEAKSLDTVEDLRQTLLLFSAGRYPRLVVPLSMVARLEEFASSKIEYAAGLPVLHYRDAILPLVSVGAMLDRGGADAAMERDSLQVIVFSEGNRHVGLVVDEIQDIVEEAVTVKRASTSFGLLGSGVVGGKITDFIDLGALLQAAIGSHPDAFSSQLPLSTSLLVVDASKIARGVLRGYLEMSGHHVLEASSVETALEIVARNPVRVVITASSLGRSSAGDLLDAMRNREALVSVPVLGLVDESGDLPEETIQGRRFDGVVRASDRDGLLRTIEALAGEKTAGKKEFEMAGSSR
- a CDS encoding chemotaxis protein CheW, with protein sequence MTISSAAAGQLGETRQYSTFRVADMFMGIELTRVQELLRFQEMTSVPLAPRAIEGLINLRGQIVTALDVRRILGLPAFESEDALPMNIVIQSEGGPVSLLVDEICDVLDVPLEAAKPLPENMPAAQRELLDGVYQLTTGLLLILNTQRVLESAAH